GTGCCCAAGGTGTAATATTTGCCCATAACACATGACCCGATAAATTTAACTTTACCGCAACAACATCATTCTCTTTATCTTCAGTAAGATCTTCAATGACAACCGGAAGAATATTACGGATTGAACTATATTGAGGCTGCTGTTTAATGAGCGAGACATCATTAGCGCGGATACGCAAACGAATTTTTCTTCCCTCTTCAATACAATTACAAGGGGACTTAACCCAAATACCTTGCTGGCTATTATTGAGTGTCACTTTGGTCATAGGATGATCTGAATGTAGTTCTGAAATCGTTCCTTCCAGTAACGCTGAATGCTCTGACGCGTTTAACCATGGTCTCATTAATGGAGAGCTCCAAACAGAGGTAATATCACCGGATAAACTGACTGCTCCTTGATTTAACAGCACCATATTATCAGCTAGTCGTAAAATCTCATCTAAGCTATGTGATACATAAAGGATTGGAATTTTAATCTCTTTTGCAAGGCGCTCTAAATAAGGCATGACTTCATGCTTTCTTGGTAGATCTAGAGACGCTAATGGTTCATCCATAATTAACAGTGCAGGTTCAGATAAAATTGCTCGTCCGATAGCTACGCGTTGTTTTTCACCACCAGATAAAGAATGTGGGTAACGAGCCAATAAGGATTCAATATCTAATAACTTCACTACATCGTTAAAATGCGGTGTTCTTTTTCCACCACAACCATACAGTAAATTACCTTCGACTTTATAATGAGGAAATAAACGAGCATCTTGAAACACATAACCGATATTACGTTTTTCTGGCGGCATCGATACTCTTGATTCTGAATCAAATAAAACACGATTATTTAATGTAATACGGCCCTCTTCTGGAGAAGTTAATCCGCTAATCACATTGGCAAGTGAGGACTTCCCAGCACCAGAACGCCCAAAGATCGCACTGATACCAGAAGAAGGAAGTGATAATTTAACGTCTAATAACAAATCACCAAGTTGTTTTTTTATATCAATCACTAACATGACTTAACCCATCAACTTCTTTTTGCTTGCACGAGCCAAAAATTCAGACAATAGCAATGAGATTAAAGCGACAATGATTGAAATAACACACAAGCGTGCCGCTTCCATCTCTGCTCCTGGGATCTCAATATAACTGAACATCGCAAGGGGTAAAGTACGTGTTTCACCCTCAATATTAGAGACAAAACTGATGGTTGCCCCAAACTCTCCCAAGCTACGAGCGAAAGCTAAAACGGCTCCAGTAAGAATACCCGGTAGCATCAAAGGAAGCGTGATAGTAGAAAAAACTTTAAAGCGTGAAGCACCAAGAGTTCTTGCCGCCTGTTCCAATTTTTGGTCAACAGATTCTAACGCTAGACGAATAGCACGAACCATTAACGGCAAAGCGACAATCGCGGAGGCTAAAGCAGCACCCTTCCAATTAAAGCTAAAGGTTAACCCAAACCACTCATAGAGCCATTTACCAATAATACCCTGTCTCCCCATTGAGATAAGCAATAAGTATCCAATAACAACAGGAGGTAATACCAAAGGCAAATGAATAATACCATCTAGTATGGACTTTCCTTTAAAGTCACAACGCGCTAATAGCCAAGCGAGCAAGATCCCGATGGGCAATGAAAAGCTCACCGCAATTCCTGCGATTTTTAAGCTTAATAATAGCGCTTCTATTTCATAATCTGTCAGTATCATTTGAAAGGGGTAAATCCGTATTTCATAAATCGACTTGTTGCATTTTCAGACAATAAATAATGATAAAAATCTAACACATCTTTCGATGATTTATCTTTAACAATGGCGATTGGGTAAACAATCGGATCATGCGATTCATTAGGAAATTCCTCAACAATCTTAACGCCTTTTGAAGAAAGCGCATCGGTTTTATATACAATACCTAATGGCGCTTCATCTCGCTCTACAAACAACAATGCTGAACGAACATTATTTCCTGATGCGATTCGATGACTAACCGACTCCCAACGCTTTTGGTTCTCTAAACTTTGCTTACCATAAATACCTGCTGGAACATGCCTAGGATCTGCCATAGAAAGACGCAGATCTTTTTGTTGAACAAACCACTGCCATGAATCCACTTTTGGCGTGCTTTTTGAAGCAACGAGTACTAAGCTATTTTTTAATAAATCTCGATTTGTGTTCGGCTCTATTTGATCCTGATTTACTAAATAATCCATCCACTTAGTATTAGCGGATAAATAAATATCAGCAGGAGCTCCATTTGCTATCTGGCGAGCAAGAGAAGATGAGCCAGCATAACTTACACGAATTTTATTTCCAGTTTGGCGTTGGTAAGCATAAACAATATCATCCATTACATTCGTTAGTGATGATGCGGCATAAACCGTCACATTTGCAGAAGCAAAAAATGTACTCATCATTAAAGTTAAAAACAGCATTATTCGTAACATTAGTGTTCCCTTTAATAAGCTTTATTCTTTTCAAAAACATCAGGCCAAATTAATGATAAATCTAAACTTTCTTCCATTGATTTTGCAATACGCTCAATGGCCTCTTCTTGGATATCGTGCATATTAATTGCTTGGCATTTTTCTAATCCAGCCCATGTTAAAATCGCCTCAAATGCTTCTGGTTCATCAAAAACACCATGTAAGTACGTACCAAAAATAGAGTTTTCACTATTAATAGTACCATCATATCTCATCGCATCTTTTGTATGAATACTGATTGGTCTATGCTCTTGTCCTAAGTTAGTGCTCACTCCTGCGTGTATCTCATATCCTTTCACTTTTACAGCACTTTGGTTAGGTAATACTAACTTTCCTTCCACTAAAGTCAGTTGCTTTTGTTTTTGTAATTCTGTCGAAATAGATAAATACCCTAACCCTTTAATACTACAAGGAGCCCCTTCAATACCAAGTGGGTCAGCAAGATATTCACCAAGCATTTGATAACCACCACAAATTCCCATCACTTTCCCGCCATAACGTAAATGACGTTCAATATCTTTATCCCACCCCTGTGCCTTTACGTAATCTAAGTCGGCCTGAACCGATTTACTGCCTGGCAAAATAATAAAGTCAGCGCCAGATAAAGACTCCCCTTTCCCAATAAATTGCAAATCAATATCTGGATGTAAACGTAATGGGTCAAAATCCGTATGATTACTGATACGAGTAACGACTGGTACTTTAACTACAAACTTACCTTTATCCAGTTGTTCGCTTTTTATCGCATCTTCAGCTTCTAAATTTAAGCCATGCAAATAGGGAATGACACCCAATACAGGCTTACCCGTTTTTTCTTCCAACCATTCAAGTCCCGGAACGAGAAGCGAAATATCACCTCGAAAACGGTTAATAACGAAACCTTTTACCCGAGCTTGCTCTGATTCAGACAATAAAGCTAATGTGCCATAAAGATGAGCAAATACTCCACCACGATCAATATCGGCGACAATGATTACAGGAACATCAGCCGCTTCCGCAAATCCCATATTCGCAATATCATTTTCACGTAAATTTATCTCAGCGGGGCTCCCTGCTCCTTCAATAACGACGCATTCATAGTTATTAGATAAATAAGAAAATGATTCTAATACATACGGCATTGCCAATTTTTTATAATCATGAAACCCCCACGCATCCATGGTTTCAATCGCCTTTCCTTGAACAATGACTTGCGCGCCAATATCTGTATTTGGCTTGAGTAAGATAGGATTCATATGAACATGCGGTTTAACCCTTGCTGCATCAGCTTGAAGAGCTTGAGCTCGGCCGATCTCTCCACCATCTTCTGTTACCGCGCTATTTAGCGCCATATTTTGTGGTTTAAAAGGGGCAACTTGGATCCCTTTATTGGCAAGTAATCGGCATAAGCCTGCCACTAGAACTGTTTTTCCAGCATCTGATGTGGTTCCTTGAACCATCAAAGGAGAATATTTACGCATAATTCCATCTAAATTCATAAAATTTTTAAGAACAAGAATAATAACATCAATCGATTATCGCTTCTTGTTTAAAAATGAATGGAATATGAACATATCCCTCACGCTAGATTCAAACTGTATTTGCTTTAATAGAGGCATCTAAACGAGACAAGTACTGGGTACTAGGTACTAGGTACTAGAAATTATTTTAAAAAAGGAAGCCATTATGAAAAAGACAATTATCGCAATCACAGCAGCTCTAATCCTATCTCCTACTATCGCTCTTGCTGATGGTGGACATAATAAAGATCATAACTCTCGCACTTTTAATTATACAGGACCGGTTGAAACTACAACGGTTGCCGAACTATTAACTGATACAAGTATGTTTGCAGAGCAAGACGCTATTATTGATGGAAGAATCATCCGTCACATTCGTAAAGACAAATATGTATTTACTGATGGGACAAAAGAAATTCAAATTGAATTAGATGATGATATTTCACAGCCCACGGCAATCAATGAAACAACCAAAGTTCGTATCTTCGGGGAATATGAAGGTGGTAGTACACCAGAAATCGAAGTAGAACGAATTCAATTACTATAAAACCCCCTCTCCTTATAAACTGGCCTGCTTTTTGCAGGCTTTTTTATAGATAAAATTCATGAATATCAGGTTATAAGGTTATGGCATCTACAAAATTCATCAAAAAAGCGTTTTTATTAGCAACAGCGCTATCTTCTTCGACAGCAATGGCAAATAACTTTCCTTATAGCTTTTTTGAAGCACGAATTGGAACCAGTCCTGGTACTTATGGGGTTCAAGTTAACCAACAATTCACTGAAAACTCTCATTTGATAGCAAAGGCAGATACTAAATTTTCTGGCGATTGGGATATTAGCGGTGGTATTGGTTTTAACGGTCCAGTTAACGAATTTTCTGATATTTACGGCCAATTATTACTACACAACGTGAAAGATAAAGGAAGCGATAAATTTGGCGATGAAATGCTTACCGAGATTAATATCGGTTTCCGAGTGTGGTTAATGCAGCAAATTGAAGTAGGTGCACAATACGGTCAATTGTTTGATAGTAACGACAGTAAGAATATTGGTAGTGTTCATTTCCGATTCCATTCAACAGAACAATTATCTGTGGGTGCAGAAGCCAAATTTAATGGTGTATATGGCGGACAAATGATGATGACTGCTCGTTTCACATTCTAACTCCCTCTTTAACGAACATAACCATCTATATAAGTCAGCAAAAAATTGCTGACTTCATATTCACCATGTGAATATGAAATACTTTCACTATTACTATTCCCTTCAAAAAAAACTTAAATAATCATAAATTAAACACTTAATTGTAGCTTAACTCATCGTTGTCGTCTCAAAAATAAAACGACAGAAAAACAGTAAAATAACGCCTTGTCTTTAACAGTATGGAAACATAAGTTGTAATCATGTTGTATCATGGATGACAAACTATGAATCTATTCCATAAGTTATTTTTTACTCTACTTATATTACCGATAAACGCTGAAGCACTTGAGCTAGCCCCTCTAAGTAATAAATCCTATAAAGGTGATTACAATGAGATATCAAAAAAAGGGGTAATTCGTGTTCTTGTTTCAATGGAAGTAGGTTTTTATCAAGTAAGTAATGGTAAACCCATCGGAATAATTTCAGAATTTCTCTCACACTTTGAGCGACATTTAGCAAAAAAAAATGATCACACTCATATTCGAATTATTCCCGTCTCTGATGATGATTTACTATGGTCATTAAAAGCAGGGTTTGGAGACATTGCCGTTGGTCACTTAGCGATCACCAAAGCTCGATTACGCCATATCGACTTTAGTACTCCCACAATAAAAGACAGTGAGGAGTGGTTAATCACAGCTAAAGGGCACGCCCCTATCACTGAACTAGCCGATCTTTCAGGTAAAGAGATATGGGTAAAAGGCAGCTCCAGTTACTTTGAGACACTTCAAAACATTAATGAACAACTGACATCAAATAATATGGCTCCTATGGATGTTCATTTTTTGGAAGAATCATTAGGTGATAATGAAGTTCTTGAGATGGTTGAAAATAAATTATTGCCAGCAACCGTAATAGAAAACTATCGAGCAATACTATGGAAAAAGATCATTCCTAACATTCAATATCATGAAGAATTCCCATTAAAACAAGATATTAATATCGCTTGGGCAGTACGAAAAAATAGTCCTCAGCTAACTAATGTCATAAATCAGTACATTACTAAAATAAAAAAAGGGTCATTTCTAGGCAATTTGATTTATAAAAAATACCTTAATGACGAAAAGTGGTTAGCGAAAATTCTACAAACCGATAATATCGATAAGCTTTACGAGCTGTCTGATATATTTAAACACTACTCTAGTATGTATAACTTAGATTGGCAGCTAACCTCAGCCTTAGCTTATCAAGAGTCGAGGTTGGATAATAAGGCCGTATCTCATAAAGGCGCTGTTGGAATAATGCAAGTCTTACCGAGCACAGCAAAAGATAAGCATGTACAAATAGAGAATATTTATACCTTAGAAAACAACATACATGCAGGTATTAAATATTTAAGCTTTGTGCATAAACGATATTTTGATAAACCAGAAATATCAGCAGATAATCAACTCTACTTCTCATTGGCGGCTTATAATGCAGGACCAGCTAAAATAAGACGCATTCGAAAAAAAGCGCAGGAACAAGGCTATGACCCTAATGTCTGGTTCAATAATGTGGAATTAATGGCGCTGAAGTATATCAGTAAAGAACCCGTTCATTATGTATCAAACATAAGTCGTTACTATGTGATTTATAAACAAATAGTTCAGTTAAAAGAACAAAAAGAGCAACGTAATGCGTTAAATAAAGCCACATTCGACTTTGATAATATCTAATATAAATCGAGAGCATAGAATGAAGAGGACTTGAATTTCATCTAATTTCAACATAAATTGTTAATACGCTGTTAAACAAGGACTCATAACATGGATCGTTTACGTCACGTTTTCTGGGTATTATTACTGCTTCCTCAGCTCGCTCTTGCAATAGAGCTTTCACCGTTAACTCAAACGCCTTATGTTGGCGATTTGAAAGCACTAGAGAAAAAAGGAACGATACGAGTATTAGTATCTGCTGATCTTGGCTTTTACTACATAGAAAAAGGGCAACCGAAGGGGATCATTGCCGAATTTCTTCATCATTTCGAATTACATTTACGCAAAAATAAAATTCGCGTTAATGTTCAAGTCATCCCTATCCCACGGGATGACTTATTTACCGCTTTAGAACGAGGCTTTGGTGATCTTGCCGTTGCTAACCTAACGATTACCCCACAACGACTGCAATTTGTCGATTTTAGTGATCCTGTGATCAGTAACAGCCAAGAGTGGCTCGTTAGCTCGCCATCTACACCTCCTTTAGAATCTCTAGAAGATTTATCAGGTAAAGAAGTATGGGTTAGACCAAGCTCAAGCTATTTTGAGAGCTTACAACGAATTAATAAACAGTTATCTTCCCAAGGGATCTCCCCTATCAATGTTCAATTCTTAGAAGAAAATTTACAAGACTATGAATTAATGGAAATGCTCAACCAAGATATTTTACCAATTACGGTTATCGATAGTCATAAATCTCGTCTTTGGTCTCAAGTCATGAAGAATATCACCATATATGAAACTCTTCCGATTAGAGAAAACGCCAATATTGGTTGGGCAATGAGGAAAAACAGCCCTCAATTAAAAACAGCAGTAAACAAATACATTAGAACCATTCGACAAGGCTCTTTTTTGGGTAATGTTATTTATAAGAAATACCTTGCTAACACCAAGTGGCTAAAAAAAGCAGTAGACCCTGAAACAGTAAAACAATTTAAAAATTTGGCCGTGCTCTTTGAACAATATGCGGATAAATATGAATTTGATTGGTTAATGATTTCAGCTCAAGCTTATCAAGAGTCCAAATTCAATAACCGTCTTGTCTCACACATGGGTGCTGTTGGGATCATGCAGGTGTTGCCTAAAACAGCCAAAGAACCTTACATAAATATCAAAAATTTTAGAGAGCTAGAAAACAACATCCATGCCGGTGTTAAGTATATGAGTTTTGTACATAAACGTTACTTTTTAAAACCAGAGATAACAGAAGAGAACCAAATGTACTTTTCTTTAGCTGCTTATAATGCAGGTCCGGCAAATGTTCGTAAAATGCGTAGAATGGCAATAAAACATGGATATGACCCTAATATTTGGTTCAATAACGTCGAGATAATGGCAAGAAAATACGTAAGTAAAGAGCCTGTTCACTATGTTGCAAATATCAGTCGCTATTACGTTATTTATAAGCAAATAGCTCAGCTTCAAATCCACAGAGAGCAACGAAACGCTGCTACTTATAAACTCTTTTAGATATGGCAAAATAAAAACGCCCACATAATTGTGGGCGTTTTTATTAATAATGTATCAGTAGAAAAATACGTTATTTCTCTACTTTCACTTTAGGTTGAATAAACTTTTTACTGACATCAACAACAGCTACATCACGAAAGAAAGTTCGACCAAGTAACACAGGGAATGTCATATGCGTACGATCATTCAGAGTGAATTCAGTTTTGGTTTTTAAATCACCAATTTGAACCCAAGCTTCAATTACAGGACGATCAGTTCGTTTTTCTGTACTTGATTGTCGAATAGTCACGATACGAGATACAGGAGACTCAAACTCTTTGGTTTCTTTTTCATTATGAGCTAATTTAAATTTAACCCAATCCTTACCATCACGCTCAAACATTTCAATATCTACAGCTGAAATAGAAGACGTTGTTGCCCCTGTATCTATACGAGCTTTAGCATTGTGATTAATGGCTTTAATGTAAATCCATTCTTCTTCACCTAACAGCAATTTTCCATCCGCCGTTTTTAACTCATTTGCTTCTGGTTTAACTGGAGGTTTAGGATCTACTTGCGGTTTTTGCTCTGGTTTTACTTCAGGCTTTGTTTCTGGAGTAACAGGTTGCTCTACCGATGGATTCGTTGCTCCATCAGTTTCCGACGTTGTTGTAGCCGTCGACATACAACCAGCAAGTAGTATAGGTAAAAGTAACGTTGACCATTTTTTAGTTATCTTCATTCGTTTTCCTTTACGGTTTATCTGTTATATTTCATTAGTATAGTTAATATCTCTAATTTTTCTGTTACTTATTTGCAACAGAGGCAACAGATTTAGCAATATAATCAATGTGTTTTTCTTGCATTCCTGCAATATTGATTCGCCCATCTCCAACGGCGTAAATACCATGCTCTGATTTTAAAGATGCCATTTGCTCTGGCGTAAAACCAATTACTGAGAACATACCTTTATGTTGTTCAATAAAATCAAATGTCTCTGATTGTGTTTCATTACGCAGTGCTTCACATAAGTTAGTTCGTAAACCAACTAAGCGTTTTTGCATCTCATCCAATTCAGTGCGCCACGATAACGTTAATTGATCATCATTTAAAATTCGACCAACAATCGCAGCACCATGATCTGGTGGCATAGTGTAAGTCGCACGAGCCATTTGCAGCAGTTTCGCTTTAGCATTCATTGCTATCTCAATATTGCCAGCGATCACCATAGCCGCACCTGTTCGTTCACGATACAAACCAAAATTTTTCGAGCATGATGTTGCTATAAACATTTGAGGTACACGGTCTGCCATAAACCGCAAACCAGCCGCATCAGCTTCTAATCCGTCACCAAATCCTTGGTATGCAATATCAACAAAAGGAATAAAACCATTTTTTAATGCTAACTCTGTAATAGCAATCCAATCCGAAAGACGAATATCTGCACCAGTTGGGTTATGACAACAACCGTGCAGTAAAATGATATCTTTAGGACCCGCTTTTGCTAAGTCAGCAAGCATAGCTTCGCTATCCACCTGTTTTGTCAGAGGATTGAAATATGTGTAATGACGAACTTTAAGACCAGCCGCTTCCATTACTGGTTGATGATTAACGTAACTTGGATTACTTATCCAAACTGTTGCATCAGGTTCTGTTGATTTAATTAAATCAGCAAGCATACGTAAAGCACCACTCGCTCCAGGAGTTTGAATGGCAGAAACACGCTCATAAGCTGAGGTATCACGTAACAATAAATCAACCATGCTTTGATTAAAAACTTCACAACCAGCAAGACCAACATAAGCTTTTGTGGTTTGCTCTGCTGCAATAGATTTCGCCGAATCGCTTACGGCTTTCATGATTGGTGTTAAACCTTGATCGTTACGATAAACACCGATACCGAGATCGACTTTATTATCGCGATCATCGGCTCGATATTCGATAGAAAGAGAAAGAATGGGATCTTTAGCAGGAGTCGCTATATTTTGCAGCATATTTTCATATCCTTATGATCTGTAATGTATTTAAGTTACCATTCAGATAGGAAAATATCACGTTTTATTGTTTAGATTTTTACAATTTTCTTACAATACATTGAATGTATGAATAATCTGATTGCTACTACCACGCCAATCCAATGATGGATCCGCTTTGTCTTGTTCAAAACGACCATCAATTAACGTATCAATTAAGTCAACAATCTCTTTTTGTGTTGGATTTAGCTCACTTAGGGTGTAGCCCGTCCACATCCAAATGTCTTTACTTTCACATTCAGATTTAACACGTTTTACTAGCTTAAGAACAGATTCACAATTCATTGGATGAAGAGGATCGCCGCCCGACAATGACAATCCTCTACGTGGAATACGTGTATCATTCAGATCAGTAATAATCTTATCTTCTAGCTCTTTCGTAAAAAGATGTCCTGAATTTGGATTAAGTGTGGATTTGTTATAGCACCCTTTACAGTTGTGCTCACAACCTGAAACGAACAGGGTACAGCGCGTACCCGGTCCATTAACCACATCAATTGAATGATATACGTGATAGTTCATTATAAATGTTTCACTCGACGTTGAACTTCTTCTTGTTTACCGAAGTTAAATGGACGTGCATCGGGGCTACCTAAATAACCACACACACGACGTGTTACGGATACTTTCGTTGAATCATGATTGCCACATTTAGGACAAGTGAAGCCTTTACTTGTACATTCAAATTCACCGTTATAACCACATTCGTAGCACTCATCAATCGGTGTATTTGTGCCGTAATAAGGAACACGCGTATAGCTGTAATCCCATACGTTTTCTAATGCTTCAATGTTACGTTGCATGTTAGGGAATTCACCATAACAAATGAAGCCACCACTTGAGATTTCTGGGTATGGCATTTCAAAGTCAATCTTATCGTATGGATTCACTTTCTTCTGTACATCTAAGTGGAAACTGTTTGTGTAGTAGCCTTTATCTGTCACTTTATCAATCACACCAAATTGTGTGTTATCAAGCTTACAGAAACGAGAACATAAGTTTTCACTTGGAGTACCATACAAGCTAAAGCCAAAACCAGTTTCTTTTGTCCATACTTGAACAGCGTCTTTTAGGTACTGAATAATCTCTAATGCTTTAACTTGAAGCTCTGCATTGTCATATAGGTGATCATCACTACCAAATAGTGCTTCGATTGTTTCATGTACACCAATGTAGCCAAGCGATACAGATGCACGACCGTTTTTAAAGATATTAATGATGTCATCATCTGGTTTTAGACGAACACCACACGCCCCTTCCATGTAAAGGATTGGAGCAACACGAGCTTTAACGCCTTCTAAACGAGAAATACGTGATTCTAGCGCACGACGACATAGCACTAAGCGCTCATCAAGCAGTTTATAGAATGTATCTACGTCACCTTTTGCTTCAATCGCAACACGAGGTAGGTTTAAGCTCACCACACCTAAGTTATTACGACCATCGTGAATTTGCTCACCGTTCTCTTCATATAAATCTAGGAAGCTACGACAACCCATTGGTGTTTTAAATGAACCCGTTACTTCAACGACTTTGTCATAGTTAAGGATATCTGGGTACATGCGTTTTGACGCACATTCTAATGCTAATTGTTTAATATCGTAGTTTGGATCTGCTTTTTTATGGTTTAGACCATCACGAATAGCAAATACTAATTTAGGGAATACCGCTGTTTTACGGTTTTTACCTAGACCTGCAATACGGTTTTCTAAAATAGAGCGTTGGATCAGTTTTGATTCCCAGCTCGTACCTAAACCAAAGCCGAATGTTACAAATGGTGTTTGTCCGTTTGCTGTATGTAATGTGTTTACTTCGTATTCAAGCGATTGGAATGCGTCATAACATTCTTTTTCTGTTTGAGCTTGAGCAAAAGCTTCAGCATCAGGAATGCCCCATTTTTCAGCAAGCTTTAACGCTTTTTCATAACTCACAGTTACGTAAGGCGCTAAA
The window above is part of the Aliivibrio fischeri ATCC 7744 = JCM 18803 = DSM 507 genome. Proteins encoded here:
- the nrdD gene encoding anaerobic ribonucleoside-triphosphate reductase; its protein translation is MNITVIKRDGSRAAYKSSRIIDAVKGASEQVTPEIESYAKLVAHAVEIALQGQQEVGIRQIQELVENELMQGPHKVLARAYIEYRHDRDIAREKISVLNKEISGLIEQSNAELLNENANKDGKVIPTQRDLLAGIVAKHYATRHILPRDIVQAHERGEIHYHDLDYAPFFPMFNCMLIDLKGMLTGGFKMGNAEIDTPKSIATATAVTAQIIAQVASHIYGGTTINRIDEILAPYVTVSYEKALKLAEKWGIPDAEAFAQAQTEKECYDAFQSLEYEVNTLHTANGQTPFVTFGFGLGTSWESKLIQRSILENRIAGLGKNRKTAVFPKLVFAIRDGLNHKKADPNYDIKQLALECASKRMYPDILNYDKVVEVTGSFKTPMGCRSFLDLYEENGEQIHDGRNNLGVVSLNLPRVAIEAKGDVDTFYKLLDERLVLCRRALESRISRLEGVKARVAPILYMEGACGVRLKPDDDIINIFKNGRASVSLGYIGVHETIEALFGSDDHLYDNAELQVKALEIIQYLKDAVQVWTKETGFGFSLYGTPSENLCSRFCKLDNTQFGVIDKVTDKGYYTNSFHLDVQKKVNPYDKIDFEMPYPEISSGGFICYGEFPNMQRNIEALENVWDYSYTRVPYYGTNTPIDECYECGYNGEFECTSKGFTCPKCGNHDSTKVSVTRRVCGYLGSPDARPFNFGKQEEVQRRVKHL
- the nrdG gene encoding anaerobic ribonucleoside-triphosphate reductase-activating protein; protein product: MNYHVYHSIDVVNGPGTRCTLFVSGCEHNCKGCYNKSTLNPNSGHLFTKELEDKIITDLNDTRIPRRGLSLSGGDPLHPMNCESVLKLVKRVKSECESKDIWMWTGYTLSELNPTQKEIVDLIDTLIDGRFEQDKADPSLDWRGSSNQIIHTFNVL